In Mycobacterium gallinarum, a single window of DNA contains:
- a CDS encoding SDR family NAD(P)-dependent oxidoreductase encodes MTARATFDFTGTKALITGGTSGIGHATATLFRDAGATVTITGTKAGPGDYDTDLTGMTYRQLILTDTDSIDQLVSATSTLDVLVNNAGANFPGGLNEAEPDGFEASVALNLTAPYRLTVGLRKALAASGGASVVFLSSLSALRAVTMVPGYGAAKAGIASLTHNLAVKWAPRGIRVNAVVPGVIDTPMTELAQTVPEIIDAELARIPLGRLGTPAEIAGTIAFLCTEQSSYTSGALFIVDGASTSQ; translated from the coding sequence TTGACCGCGCGCGCTACGTTCGACTTCACCGGGACGAAGGCACTGATCACCGGCGGCACGAGCGGGATCGGCCACGCCACGGCGACGCTGTTCCGCGACGCAGGCGCCACGGTGACCATCACCGGCACCAAGGCCGGGCCCGGCGACTACGACACCGACCTCACCGGCATGACCTACCGGCAGCTCATCCTCACCGACACGGACTCGATCGACCAGTTGGTTTCGGCGACAAGCACACTCGATGTGCTCGTCAACAACGCCGGAGCCAACTTTCCCGGCGGACTCAATGAGGCCGAACCCGACGGCTTCGAGGCGTCCGTGGCGCTCAACCTCACCGCGCCCTACCGCCTGACCGTCGGGCTGCGCAAAGCGCTGGCCGCGTCTGGCGGTGCGAGCGTCGTGTTCCTGTCGTCGTTGTCGGCGCTGCGGGCGGTGACCATGGTGCCCGGCTACGGTGCCGCCAAGGCCGGCATCGCGAGCCTCACGCACAACCTCGCCGTGAAGTGGGCGCCGCGCGGCATCCGGGTCAACGCGGTGGTGCCCGGCGTGATCGACACCCCGATGACCGAGCTCGCCCAGACGGTGCCGGAGATCATCGACGCCGAGCTCGCCCGAATCCCGCTGGGCCGCTTGGGTACACCAGCCGAGATCGCCGGGACGATTGCCTTTCTGTGCACGGAGCAGAGTTCCTACACCAGCGGGGCGCTGTTCATCGTCGACGGTGCGTCCACCAGCCAGTGA
- a CDS encoding sulfotransferase family protein, protein MGSTAELSFDDLTAPQLTDVQRQILEHTESRHVDLDIDRMVAEAVAEAGADDFAADDGFWDRVAAYVGAIDDDGGLTQLIRGTLRQRIVRLLRNRLSLTELLKRHPEIESIPIEKPFIVVGMPRSGTTHLVNLLAADPRRRALPYWESQEPLPIPGQGPDVNGVDPRYTRAKNEHEAMMISAPATAAMHDRFPEAIEEEVEILDLDFAGYVLEWHARVPDWRDLYLSLDQTRHYGYLKKVLQALTFLRGPRTWVLKSPQHCEQLGPLMSTFPDATVAFTHRDPVAVIQSAITMMAYSDRLRRRSIEPQWLLDYWSDRVERLLRGCVRDRGLVPAERSVDIGFHHLNGHEIDLLDDLYARAGVELTSKVRRAFQAYLDSNPRGKHGSVRYELQRHFGVSPDELRSQFAFYFERFDVRPEGH, encoded by the coding sequence ATGGGCAGCACGGCTGAGCTCAGCTTCGACGACCTGACCGCACCGCAGCTGACCGATGTCCAGCGGCAGATTCTCGAACACACCGAAAGCCGCCATGTCGACCTGGACATCGATCGGATGGTCGCCGAGGCCGTCGCCGAGGCGGGGGCCGACGACTTCGCCGCGGACGACGGTTTCTGGGACCGGGTTGCCGCCTACGTCGGGGCGATCGACGACGACGGCGGCCTGACACAGTTGATCCGCGGAACGCTGCGTCAACGCATTGTGAGGCTGCTGCGCAACCGGCTGTCGTTGACCGAATTGCTCAAGCGCCACCCGGAGATCGAGTCGATTCCGATCGAGAAGCCGTTCATCGTGGTGGGGATGCCGCGCTCGGGAACGACGCATCTGGTCAACCTGCTGGCCGCCGATCCACGTCGCCGCGCGCTGCCCTACTGGGAAAGCCAAGAGCCGCTGCCGATCCCGGGCCAGGGTCCCGATGTCAACGGCGTCGACCCGCGGTACACCCGCGCGAAGAACGAGCACGAGGCGATGATGATCAGCGCTCCCGCCACCGCCGCCATGCATGACCGCTTCCCCGAGGCGATCGAAGAGGAAGTCGAGATTCTCGACCTGGACTTCGCCGGGTATGTCCTTGAATGGCACGCCCGCGTCCCCGACTGGCGAGACCTCTATCTCAGCCTCGACCAAACCCGGCACTACGGATACCTGAAAAAAGTCCTGCAGGCATTGACGTTCCTGCGCGGTCCCCGTACCTGGGTGCTGAAGTCGCCACAGCACTGCGAGCAACTCGGCCCGCTGATGTCGACGTTCCCCGATGCCACCGTCGCTTTCACCCATCGCGATCCCGTCGCGGTGATCCAGTCCGCCATCACGATGATGGCCTACTCCGACCGGCTCCGTCGCCGCAGCATCGAACCGCAGTGGCTGCTCGACTATTGGTCGGACCGGGTCGAGCGGCTGTTGCGCGGCTGCGTGCGGGACCGGGGGCTGGTGCCAGCCGAGCGCAGCGTCGATATCGGCTTTCACCACCTCAACGGCCACGAGATCGATCTGCTCGACGACCTGTACGCACGCGCGGGCGTCGAGCTCACCTCCAAGGTCCGCAGGGCGTTCCAGGCGTATCTGGACAGCAACCCGCGCGGCAAGCACGGGTCGGTGCGCTATGAGCTGCAAAGGCACTTCGGGGTGTCGCCCGACGAACTACGCTCGCAATTCGCCTTCTACTTCGAACGATTCGATGTGCGACCCGAAGGACACTAG
- a CDS encoding helix-turn-helix domain-containing protein produces the protein MTLNVDAGSGRRQVPSPPTERVVAVMHLLAAHPERNFSLADICRSLGISRATGHAILATLAHHRWVVRHESSASYSWGPAIGALARPTNDREFRPLLENLSETVGAQVFLARRENASLVVTDSVGDSLTAPRVTAGLRMPLVAPFGRDYVAWAGEPAIKAWLAGIGEPSTRLRRRLTAVLAQVRERGYVIERLSREYVRVYMALRALAADGEPDEITARLAGAFADLALVDYLPAELDGSSDHQVATISVPVKDSDGLVSMSITAAPFRGLNASEIRKIGAAVCDAARRIEESR, from the coding sequence GTGACGCTGAACGTAGACGCCGGAAGCGGACGCCGTCAAGTGCCCTCCCCGCCTACCGAACGCGTCGTGGCGGTGATGCACCTGCTGGCCGCCCACCCGGAGCGCAACTTCTCGCTCGCGGACATCTGCCGCAGTCTCGGCATCAGCCGCGCCACCGGCCACGCCATCCTGGCCACGCTCGCTCACCACCGCTGGGTCGTGCGGCACGAATCCTCGGCGAGCTACTCGTGGGGTCCGGCCATCGGCGCACTGGCCCGACCGACGAACGACCGAGAATTCCGCCCCCTGCTGGAGAATCTGTCCGAAACCGTTGGCGCGCAGGTCTTCTTGGCCCGGCGCGAGAATGCGTCGCTGGTGGTCACCGACTCGGTGGGGGATTCGCTCACCGCTCCGCGCGTCACGGCGGGTTTGCGCATGCCGCTGGTGGCGCCGTTCGGGCGCGATTATGTGGCGTGGGCGGGGGAGCCGGCCATCAAGGCGTGGCTCGCTGGGATAGGTGAACCGTCGACCAGACTGCGCAGGCGGCTGACCGCTGTGCTCGCCCAGGTGCGCGAGCGTGGCTATGTGATCGAACGGCTCAGTCGTGAATATGTCCGTGTCTATATGGCCCTGCGTGCGCTGGCCGCCGACGGCGAGCCCGACGAGATCACGGCCCGGTTGGCCGGGGCATTCGCCGATCTGGCGCTGGTCGATTATCTGCCCGCCGAACTCGACGGTAGCTCCGACCATCAGGTGGCGACCATTTCGGTGCCGGTCAAGGACTCCGACGGGCTGGTGTCGATGTCGATCACCGCGGCGCCGTTCCGCGGGCTGAACGCCAGCGAGATCCGCAAGATCGGGGCCGCGGTATGCGATGCCGCCCGACGGATCGAAGAGAGCCGCTAA
- a CDS encoding R2-like ligand-binding oxidase, translating to MDRNHSDSLAAGGLNWDSLPLKLFAGGNAKFWDPAAIDFSRDRADWEAMSELERDWATRLCAQFIAGEEAVTQDIQPFMAAMRAEGRLGDEMYLTQFAFEEAKHTQVFRMWLDAVGLTDDLQHYLDDLPSYRQMFYEELPKSLNALATDPSPAAQVRASATYNHVIEGMMALTGYYAWHRICVDNGILPGMQELVRRIGDDERRHMAWGTFTCRRHVAADDANWDVFEKQMAELIPLALRNTDDAFALYDEIPFNFTMDEFTAYATDKGMRRLGTIGSARGRPLAEIDVDYSPVQLEDAFADEDKKALAASA from the coding sequence ATGGACAGGAACCACTCTGATTCACTCGCCGCGGGCGGCCTCAACTGGGACAGCCTTCCCTTGAAGCTCTTCGCCGGCGGTAACGCCAAATTCTGGGATCCGGCCGCTATCGATTTCTCCCGCGACCGGGCCGACTGGGAAGCCATGTCGGAGCTCGAACGGGACTGGGCGACCCGACTGTGCGCGCAGTTCATCGCCGGCGAGGAGGCGGTGACCCAGGACATTCAGCCATTCATGGCCGCCATGCGCGCCGAAGGGCGCCTCGGCGACGAGATGTACTTGACCCAGTTCGCGTTCGAAGAGGCGAAACACACCCAGGTCTTTCGGATGTGGCTCGACGCGGTCGGCCTGACCGATGACCTGCAGCATTATCTGGACGATCTGCCGTCCTACCGCCAGATGTTCTACGAGGAGCTGCCGAAGTCACTCAACGCACTGGCAACTGATCCTTCGCCTGCCGCTCAGGTCAGGGCATCGGCGACGTACAACCACGTCATCGAGGGAATGATGGCGCTCACGGGGTACTACGCGTGGCACCGCATCTGCGTGGACAACGGCATTCTGCCCGGCATGCAGGAATTGGTGAGGCGCATCGGGGACGACGAGCGTCGTCACATGGCGTGGGGCACCTTCACATGCCGGCGCCACGTCGCTGCCGACGATGCCAATTGGGATGTCTTCGAGAAACAGATGGCAGAGCTCATTCCATTGGCCCTGCGCAACACCGACGATGCGTTTGCCCTCTACGACGAGATCCCGTTCAACTTCACCATGGACGAGTTCACGGCGTACGCCACCGACAAGGGGATGCGGCGGCTCGGAACCATCGGCAGTGCCCGCGGCCGACCACTGGCCGAAATCGACGTCGACTACTCGCCGGTTCAACTGGAGGACGCATTCGCCGACGAGGACAAGAAAGCGCTCGCGGCCTCAGCGTGA
- a CDS encoding alkyl sulfatase dimerization domain-containing protein, giving the protein MSEEPIYRSRPGADALAPAAAEHAEEVVPGVWCSPGLSNTYLLTTTDGRVVVNTGMGFESQVHRANFDAVDSSPIRYIIVTQGHYDHVGGLDTMRDPQTQVVAQANWRHWRDDNERLLAYRANNSAFAFSDKLAKGIAAIQQRFGKRLPAQAAHSADIDVDDSLVLTVGGRTIELLATPGGETTDSMVVWLPEQRVCLCGNTFGPVFGHIPNFVTMRGDRYRDPLTAIASIERVRELRPEVLITGHFEPIRGADLIHAELTRLRDAIAYLHDRTVEGMNTGKDVYTLMREITLPAELEVGQGYGKVAWDVRAIWENYSGWFHHRSTTELYDIGPDELSVDLVDLAGAERVVARAEERLAAGHPVHAIHLAEAVVHADPPHTRARAVLKAAHEDLLAASTNFWESAWLTKKIGDYS; this is encoded by the coding sequence TTGAGCGAAGAACCGATCTACCGCAGTCGTCCTGGCGCCGATGCTCTCGCCCCGGCAGCGGCCGAACACGCCGAGGAAGTGGTACCCGGCGTCTGGTGCTCGCCTGGACTGTCGAACACCTATCTGCTGACCACCACCGACGGCCGCGTCGTCGTCAACACCGGGATGGGATTCGAAAGCCAGGTCCACCGAGCGAATTTCGACGCCGTCGATTCGTCCCCCATCCGCTACATCATCGTCACGCAGGGCCACTACGACCACGTCGGCGGACTCGATACGATGCGCGACCCGCAGACGCAGGTGGTGGCGCAGGCCAACTGGCGTCACTGGCGCGACGACAACGAGCGTCTGCTGGCCTACCGCGCCAACAACAGCGCCTTCGCGTTCTCCGACAAGCTCGCCAAGGGCATCGCCGCGATCCAGCAGCGGTTCGGGAAGCGGCTCCCGGCCCAGGCCGCACACTCCGCCGACATAGACGTGGACGACTCGCTGGTACTGACCGTCGGCGGCCGCACCATCGAACTGCTGGCAACACCGGGCGGGGAGACCACCGACTCGATGGTCGTCTGGCTTCCTGAACAACGGGTATGTCTGTGCGGCAACACCTTCGGACCGGTCTTCGGACATATCCCGAATTTCGTCACGATGCGCGGCGACCGGTACCGCGACCCACTGACGGCCATCGCCTCGATCGAAAGGGTGCGCGAGCTTCGGCCGGAAGTCCTGATCACCGGACACTTCGAGCCGATCCGCGGCGCCGATCTCATCCACGCCGAGCTGACCCGCCTACGCGACGCGATCGCTTACCTCCACGACCGGACGGTGGAGGGCATGAATACGGGTAAGGACGTCTACACCCTGATGCGGGAGATCACGCTGCCCGCCGAACTAGAGGTCGGCCAGGGCTACGGAAAGGTGGCCTGGGACGTGCGGGCTATCTGGGAGAACTACTCCGGGTGGTTCCATCACCGTTCGACCACAGAGCTTTACGACATCGGACCTGACGAGCTCAGCGTCGACCTTGTCGACCTCGCCGGCGCCGAGCGGGTCGTGGCGCGGGCCGAAGAGCGGCTCGCGGCGGGCCATCCGGTGCATGCGATCCATCTCGCCGAGGCCGTCGTTCATGCCGACCCGCCACACACGCGCGCACGCGCCGTGCTCAAGGCCGCACATGAGGACCTGCTCGCCGCCAGCACCAACTTCTGGGAATCCGCTTGGCTGACCAAGAAAATCGGAGACTACTCTTGA
- a CDS encoding LLM class flavin-dependent oxidoreductase translates to MTMAILRFNFAAPQDDPAARRDRIQAAMELSSWSETRGVSAVSFDEHHQSGHGWSCNPVMTAAILLSRTERVVASVDCTLGPLWHPVRLAEDIAMADTIGGGRLIVTIGMGYRPVEYELFGTPFDKRGRLMDDLLDTLMSLWSSPDFTPGPLTRPHPTVFVGGSVRATARRAARHGLPLNLPSHLPELADYYRELCAEAGHTPIVVMPPPRSRGMVFLHEDPDRAWAELGEHYLWEAGVYSGWGGGEVHSFMHGTEKIETLDDVKAAGRYRFMSPEQLVADVKENPHDHVVLHPLVGAMPIEEAWKSVQLLTDEVLPALKGRR, encoded by the coding sequence ATGACGATGGCGATCCTGCGGTTCAATTTCGCCGCGCCACAGGACGACCCGGCCGCACGCCGCGACCGCATACAGGCCGCGATGGAACTCAGTTCCTGGTCGGAAACACGCGGTGTGAGCGCCGTCAGCTTCGACGAACACCATCAGAGCGGGCACGGCTGGAGCTGCAATCCCGTCATGACCGCCGCAATCCTGCTATCGCGCACCGAACGCGTCGTCGCCAGCGTCGACTGCACGCTGGGACCCCTGTGGCACCCGGTACGGCTCGCCGAAGACATCGCCATGGCCGACACGATCGGTGGCGGACGGTTGATCGTCACAATCGGAATGGGATACCGGCCCGTCGAATACGAGTTGTTCGGAACGCCATTCGACAAACGCGGCCGCCTGATGGACGACCTGCTCGACACGCTGATGTCACTGTGGTCGTCACCGGACTTCACCCCCGGCCCGCTGACACGCCCCCATCCGACGGTGTTCGTCGGCGGCAGTGTGCGCGCGACCGCCCGGCGGGCGGCCAGACACGGTCTGCCGCTCAACCTGCCCAGCCACCTCCCCGAACTCGCCGACTACTACCGCGAACTGTGCGCCGAGGCAGGACACACGCCGATCGTCGTCATGCCGCCGCCCCGCAGCCGCGGGATGGTCTTCCTGCACGAGGACCCGGACCGAGCGTGGGCCGAACTCGGCGAGCACTACCTATGGGAGGCGGGCGTCTACTCGGGCTGGGGTGGCGGTGAGGTGCATTCGTTCATGCATGGCACGGAGAAGATCGAGACCCTTGACGACGTCAAAGCCGCCGGACGGTATCGCTTCATGTCGCCCGAGCAGTTGGTCGCCGACGTGAAAGAGAATCCGCACGATCATGTGGTGCTGCACCCGCTCGTCGGCGCCATGCCGATCGAGGAGGCATGGAAGTCGGTCCAACTTCTGACCGACGAGGTGCTGCCCGCCCTCAAAGGGCGTCGATAG
- a CDS encoding TVP38/TMEM64 family protein yields MSDIEEPPPASRRRHIVRLAVVVAFLLGLFYLVAIVRVIDVEAVRNVVAATGPAAPVAYVVASALLGAVFVPGPILAAGSGVLFGPVVGLAVTLGATVGTAIIASLIGRRAGRASARELLGTARADRLDSLIERRGLWAVVGQRFVPGVSDALASYAFGAFGVPLWQMAVGAFIGSVPRAFVYTALGASIGDLNSPLAYVAVAIWCLTAVVGAFATHHGYRRWRARSTSH; encoded by the coding sequence ATGTCCGATATCGAGGAACCACCGCCCGCCTCGCGGCGGCGCCACATCGTGCGCCTTGCCGTTGTGGTGGCGTTCCTACTCGGGTTGTTCTATCTCGTGGCGATCGTCAGGGTGATCGACGTCGAAGCGGTTCGCAACGTCGTCGCCGCCACGGGTCCAGCCGCCCCCGTCGCCTACGTCGTGGCGTCCGCTCTGCTTGGAGCCGTGTTCGTACCGGGGCCGATCCTGGCGGCGGGCAGCGGCGTGTTGTTCGGGCCCGTAGTCGGCCTGGCCGTGACGCTGGGGGCGACCGTAGGGACGGCGATCATCGCGAGCCTGATCGGCCGTCGCGCCGGCCGCGCCAGCGCACGCGAACTGCTCGGCACCGCACGGGCCGATCGGCTGGACAGTCTGATCGAGCGGCGCGGATTGTGGGCGGTCGTGGGGCAGCGCTTTGTCCCGGGGGTGTCCGACGCACTCGCGTCCTACGCGTTCGGCGCATTCGGAGTGCCGCTGTGGCAGATGGCCGTTGGCGCCTTCATCGGGTCGGTGCCGCGGGCGTTCGTGTACACGGCGCTGGGCGCCTCGATCGGCGATCTGAATTCACCGTTGGCGTACGTCGCGGTCGCGATCTGGTGCCTAACGGCCGTCGTCGGCGCGTTCGCCACCCACCACGGCTACCGCAGATGGCGGGCACGCTCCACCTCCCATTGA
- a CDS encoding RND family transporter: MRLSETSTERSRIARFIRVMSVPILLGWLVLTVATNTLLPSLEKVGADQTVSMNPTAAPSYISMKRIGQNFEEFESDSSAMIVLESDLPLGAEAHRYYDRLIDRVQADDAHVEHVEDFWGDPLTAAGAQSNDGKSAFVQIYLRGDQGESLANESLEAVRGIVDSAPPPPGLNVYVTGSAALWADQQHAGDNSILMVTMITFVVIIVMLLLVYRSIRTVIMVILMVFVVLGVSRGAVAFLGYHEIIGLSTFAVQLLTLLVIAAATDYAIFLIGRYQEARGAGEDRESAYYTMFHGTAHVVLGSGLTIAGAMLCLSFTKLPYFQTLGVPCAVGTLVAVAAALTLGPAVVAIGSRFGLFEPKRSIKSRGWRRLGTVVVRWPGPVLVATLALALVGLLTLPGYKSSYNDRVYLPADIPANVGYSAAERHFGVARMNPELLMVESDHDLRNSADFLVIDKIAKAIFRVPGIARVQAITRPDGKPIEHTSIPFLIGMQGTTQQMNEKYLQDRMADMLVQADEMNTTIATMEKMSSLTAEMAATTHSMVGKIKDMTVDIAELRDNIANFDDFFRPLRNYFYWEPKCFNIPVCWALRSIFDTLDGVDTMTDDIQQLLPDMERLDQLMPQMVTLMPPMIQTMKTMRSMMLTMYATQKGMQDQMSAMQDNSGAMGEAFDQSMNDDSFYLPPEVFDNADFKKGMENFISPDGKSVRFIIEHEGDPATNEGIARIDPLRTAVKEAIKGTPLEGSTIYLSGSAATFKDMKDGNTYDLLIAGIAAVALIFAIMLMITRSAVASAVIVGTVLISLGASFGLSVLLWQYILGIELHWMVLAMSVIILLAVGSDYNLLLVSRFKEELHHGLNTGIIRAMAGTGSVVTSAGLVFAFTMATFAVSPMIVMGQTGTAIALGLLFDTLVVRSFMTPSIAALLGRWFWWPQVIRTEASQRRLNAKGIGASR, encoded by the coding sequence ATGCGGCTGAGTGAGACCTCGACGGAAAGATCGAGGATCGCCCGCTTCATTCGTGTGATGTCGGTGCCGATCCTGCTCGGCTGGCTGGTGCTGACCGTTGCCACGAACACGCTCCTGCCGTCATTGGAGAAGGTCGGTGCGGATCAAACGGTCTCGATGAATCCGACTGCTGCACCGTCCTATATCTCGATGAAACGCATCGGCCAGAACTTCGAGGAGTTTGAATCCGACAGCAGCGCAATGATCGTTCTGGAGAGCGACCTTCCGCTCGGCGCCGAAGCGCACCGCTACTACGACCGCCTGATCGACAGAGTGCAGGCCGACGACGCTCACGTCGAACACGTCGAGGACTTCTGGGGTGACCCGCTGACGGCGGCCGGAGCGCAGAGCAATGACGGCAAGTCCGCATTCGTGCAGATCTATCTCCGTGGTGATCAGGGCGAAAGCCTCGCCAACGAGTCCCTCGAAGCCGTCCGCGGGATCGTGGACTCGGCGCCGCCTCCGCCGGGGCTGAATGTCTACGTCACGGGAAGCGCCGCGCTGTGGGCTGACCAGCAACACGCGGGCGACAACAGCATCCTGATGGTCACGATGATCACCTTCGTCGTGATCATCGTCATGTTGCTGCTGGTGTATCGATCGATCCGCACGGTCATCATGGTGATACTGATGGTCTTCGTCGTGCTCGGGGTTTCCCGCGGCGCCGTGGCCTTTCTCGGTTATCACGAGATCATCGGGCTGTCGACCTTCGCTGTGCAGCTGCTGACCCTACTGGTGATTGCGGCGGCCACCGACTACGCGATCTTCCTGATCGGCCGTTACCAGGAAGCGCGCGGCGCCGGTGAGGACCGGGAGTCCGCCTACTACACGATGTTTCACGGGACGGCCCATGTCGTGCTCGGGTCCGGTCTGACGATCGCTGGTGCGATGCTGTGCCTGAGCTTCACCAAGCTGCCGTACTTCCAGACCTTGGGAGTGCCGTGCGCGGTGGGCACGCTCGTCGCCGTTGCTGCCGCCCTCACCTTGGGTCCTGCGGTGGTTGCGATCGGTAGCCGTTTCGGACTCTTTGAACCCAAACGCAGCATCAAGTCCCGCGGGTGGCGCCGTCTCGGCACCGTCGTGGTGCGGTGGCCAGGCCCCGTCCTCGTCGCGACATTGGCGCTGGCTCTGGTGGGTCTGCTGACGCTGCCCGGTTACAAGTCGAGCTATAACGACCGCGTGTATCTGCCCGCCGATATTCCCGCGAACGTCGGCTATTCCGCGGCGGAGCGCCATTTCGGCGTCGCGCGGATGAACCCGGAACTGCTGATGGTGGAAAGCGATCACGATCTGCGCAACTCGGCCGATTTCCTGGTCATCGACAAGATCGCCAAGGCGATCTTCCGCGTCCCCGGGATCGCGCGTGTCCAGGCGATCACGCGACCCGACGGCAAGCCGATCGAGCACACGTCGATTCCGTTTCTGATCGGCATGCAGGGCACCACCCAGCAGATGAACGAGAAATATCTGCAGGACCGGATGGCCGACATGCTGGTGCAGGCCGACGAGATGAACACGACCATCGCAACGATGGAGAAGATGTCGTCGCTGACCGCGGAGATGGCGGCGACTACCCATTCGATGGTGGGCAAGATCAAGGACATGACGGTCGATATCGCCGAATTGCGGGACAATATCGCCAATTTCGACGATTTCTTCCGACCGTTGCGCAACTACTTCTACTGGGAACCGAAGTGCTTCAACATCCCGGTCTGCTGGGCCTTGAGGTCGATCTTCGACACCCTCGACGGCGTCGACACGATGACCGACGACATCCAGCAACTGCTGCCGGACATGGAGCGCCTCGATCAGCTGATGCCGCAGATGGTGACCCTGATGCCGCCGATGATCCAGACGATGAAGACCATGCGGTCCATGATGCTGACCATGTATGCCACGCAGAAGGGCATGCAGGATCAAATGTCGGCGATGCAGGACAACTCGGGCGCGATGGGCGAAGCGTTCGATCAATCGATGAACGACGACTCGTTCTACCTGCCACCGGAAGTGTTCGACAACGCCGACTTCAAGAAGGGGATGGAGAACTTCATCTCGCCGGACGGCAAGTCGGTGCGCTTCATCATCGAGCATGAGGGCGATCCGGCAACCAATGAGGGAATCGCGCGCATCGATCCGCTGCGAACCGCCGTGAAAGAAGCCATCAAGGGAACCCCACTTGAGGGCTCGACGATCTATCTGTCCGGCAGCGCTGCAACGTTCAAGGACATGAAGGACGGCAACACCTACGACCTGCTGATCGCCGGGATCGCAGCGGTGGCATTGATTTTCGCCATCATGCTGATGATCACGCGCAGCGCGGTTGCATCCGCGGTCATCGTCGGTACGGTGTTGATTTCGCTGGGTGCCTCGTTCGGGCTCTCAGTTCTGCTTTGGCAGTACATCCTCGGCATCGAACTGCATTGGATGGTGTTGGCGATGTCGGTCATCATCCTGCTCGCGGTCGGGTCGGATTACAACCTCCTGCTGGTCTCCCGATTCAAGGAGGAGCTTCATCACGGGCTGAACACCGGCATCATCCGCGCGATGGCAGGAACCGGGTCTGTGGTGACCTCGGCGGGACTGGTGTTCGCCTTCACGATGGCGACCTTTGCGGTCAGTCCGATGATTGTCATGGGCCAGACCGGCACCGCCATCGCGCTCGGATTGTTGTTCGACACGCTGGTGGTCCGGTCGTTCATGACTCCATCGATCGCCGCACTGCTGGGCCGATGGTTCTGGTGGCCTCAGGTCATCCGGACGGAGGCATCCCAGCGGCGACTGAATGCCAAGGGGATCGGTGCGTCACGCTGA